The Phyllopteryx taeniolatus isolate TA_2022b chromosome 17, UOR_Ptae_1.2, whole genome shotgun sequence genome window below encodes:
- the mpp1 gene encoding 55 kDa erythrocyte membrane protein, protein MTLKSNKHEPALTLDRADSVRTALSDLYLEQLLQTKPKPDKVAMQSFENKGAELYTNGSARYMNGTELTKMKEVMFEKNPSEPMGVTLKMNDKQRCTVARILHGGFIHRQGSLHEGDEIAEINGKSVTNHTVDQLQKILKETNGIVTMKIVSNQKSRSKACETYMRAQFNYDPSADELIPCEEAGLRFQTGDIIQIINKQDPNWWQGTVESSAADFAGLIPSPELQEWRVASKSKAKDGSQSWSPFGKKKKCKDKYLAKHSSIFDQLDVISYEEVVRLPAFKRKTLVLIGAPGVGRSHIKNSLLTKYPEKCSYPVPHTTRSQRKDEENGKEYYFISNDAMTKCISENELLEYGSFQGNMFGTKIETIQKIHEQGKIALLDVEPQTLKVLRTADFAPLVVFIAPTDTAPQTENLTMIQKESDAILVAYRHFFDLILVNNDVEESVKGVEEALEQVTSTPQWVPVSWVY, encoded by the exons ATGACGCTGAAATCCAATAAACACGAACCGGCTCTCACACTGGACCGTGCGGACTCCGTCCGGACAGCCCTCTCCGATCTGTACCTGGAGCAGCTTCTGCAAACCAAACCAAAGCCCGACAAG gTTGCTATGCAAAGCTTCGAGAATAAAGGTGCTGAGCTTTATACCAACGGAAGTGCCAGATACATGAATGGCACCGAGCTGACCAAAATGAAAGAAgtcatgtttgaaaaaaatccctCGGAACCAATG GGGGTCACGCTAAAAATGAACGACAAGCAAAGATGCACGGTGGCCAGGATATTGCACGGGGGCTTTATACACAGACAAG GCTCCTTGCACGAAGGTGATGAGATAGCGGAAATCAACGGGAAAAGTGTGACTAACCACACAGTCGATCAGCTCCAAAAGATTTTG AAAGAAACCAATGGAATCGTCACCATGAAGATTGTTTCCAACCAGAAGAGTCGATCCAAAGCCTGCGAG ACGTACATGAGGGCCCAGTTTAACTACGACCCGTCCGCAGATGAGCTCATCCCGTGCGAAGAAGCCGGTCTGCGTTTTCAAACCGGCGACATCATTCAAATCATCAACAAGCAGGATCCCAACTGGTGGCAAGGCACAGTGGAGAGCAGCGCGGCAGACTTTGCCGGACTAATACCGTCGCCGGAGCTCCAAGAATG GAGAGTGGCAAGTAAGAGCAAGGCCAAAGACGGCAGTCAGTCCTGGAGCCCGTtcggaaagaaaaagaagtgcAAAGACAAGTATTTGGCCAAGCACAGCTCCA tttttgaCCAGCTGGATGTGATTTCTTACGAGGAGGTTGTCCGGCTGCCTGCTTTCAAACGGAAAACTTTGGTGCTCATTG GCGCGCCTGGTGTCGGGAGGAGTCACATCAAAAATTCATTGCTGACCAAATATCCTGAGAAATGTTCTTACCCTGTACCAC ACACCACCAGATCACAACGTAAGGACGAGGAGAACGGGAAAGAATATTATTTCATCTCCAACGACGCCATGACCAAGTGCATCTCCGAAAATGAGCTGCTTGAGTACGGCAGCTTCCAGGGAAATATGTTTGGTACCAAAATTGAGACCATCCAAAAGATCCACGAGCAGGGGAAAATTGCCCTGCTGGATGTAGAACCGCAG ACGTTGAAGGTCTTGCGGACTGCTGATTTTGCTCCTCTTGTGGTGTTCATCGCACCCACCGACACGGCACCTCAG ACGGAGAACCTGACGATGATCCAGAAGGAGTCGGACGCCATCC